GCCGATCATCTCGCGCGGCGCATAGCCGAAGATGCGCGTGCAGGCCGCGTTGACGGTGAGGATGATGCCGCGCTCGTCGATGGTGACGATGCCGTCCACGGCGTTGTCGATGATGGCGGCGAGGCGCGCCTGGCTTTCGGCAAGGTCGGCCGCCATGCGCCGCGCACGGCGGGAGGAAAGGTAGAGATGGACGAGGAGGCCGCCGGACAGCGCGCCGGAGATCAGCACGAGGGAGGAGAGCGTCGAGCGGGCGTTGTTGCCGCTGCTGGTGAAGGTGATGCCGAAGGAGGTTTCGTAGCGCCCCAGCTCATAGTAGGTCATGGCGAGCAGCAGCAGGTAGGTGGCAAGGCCCAGGATGCCGGCGAGCGTCGCCCGGTGGAAGCCGCTCGCTTCCGTATCCGTGAAGACGATGACGATGCCGAGCGCGACGAAGCAGGTGGTGCTCTGGAACGACATGCGCGAGAGGCGCACCCAGTCATGCGCGAAATCGAGCGCGATGGCATAGCCGATGAAGGCGGCGGCCGCGATGATGAAGGTCGCAAGGCCGAGCACGATCTGCACCGCATCGCTCTTCTGCCGGTAGGCGCGCAGGAACAGCGCGACGCTCACCATCATGTAGCAGGCGGCGGTATTGGGCGCGATCCGCCCCGGCAGGCTGGTGCGTATATCGGTGAAGGGCGTGTGGAGCGCGGTGTCTATGCCGGCGTCGATGCCGAAGAGATGCTGCGCCAGAGCGACGGCGCCATAGGCGAAGACCGGCACCATCATCAGCGCGGGCAGGTGCCGGAAGCCGCGCGTCATCGCCAGCAGCGCCGCGCCGATGACGATGACGGCCAGCGCCGAATTGAACTTCATGCCGAACAGGAAGGGATAGTGCGCGGCAAGGCGCGCCGGCTCGCTCAGCCAGAGCGCGATCACCGCAATGCCCACGGCGATGCACCAGAGGCCCGCCGCGACGTTGGCCTTGCGCCAGGACTGTTCTCGATCCACCCATGCCCCCCTGGCGGTTCCGTTCCGCCGCGCGGGGCAGCTTAGAGCATTTCCGACCGGAGTGCGTAGCTGTTTTGCGTCGTGAAACGCGTAAATCCAAGGGGATAGGCGTGGGCGTCACGCCCGTCAGGCGGCGTCGCCCTGCTTGCCTTCGCCCTCGAGCCGGCCGGCCAGGGCCTGAAGCTCGGCGGTCAGCGCCTGCAGGGTCTC
This DNA window, taken from Shinella zoogloeoides, encodes the following:
- a CDS encoding sensor histidine kinase — its product is MDREQSWRKANVAAGLWCIAVGIAVIALWLSEPARLAAHYPFLFGMKFNSALAVIVIGAALLAMTRGFRHLPALMMVPVFAYGAVALAQHLFGIDAGIDTALHTPFTDIRTSLPGRIAPNTAACYMMVSVALFLRAYRQKSDAVQIVLGLATFIIAAAAFIGYAIALDFAHDWVRLSRMSFQSTTCFVALGIVIVFTDTEASGFHRATLAGILGLATYLLLLAMTYYELGRYETSFGITFTSSGNNARSTLSSLVLISGALSGGLLVHLYLSSRRARRMAADLAESQARLAAIIDNAVDGIVTIDERGIILTVNAACTRIFGYAPREMIGNNVKMLMPEPYHGEHDRYLSNYQRGGAAKVIGIGREVEGRRKDGVSFPLDLAVAKVEVNGATIYSGLVRDISERKANEQALIEANAELEEFAYRTSHDLRSPIASSMGLLGISREMLAEGEHAALDQMLQRMEQNFRRLDHLIQNIITLTRNRLMEEEERPVALRALVSEAIDALSHLDDVKRIRIENHVPAELTIISKPSKFQVIVGNLLSNAVKYHDPKEAEPAIDIRAFRYGGKLRLSVEDNGLGVPPASRHLLFRMFKRLHPNRSFGSGLGLYILKKSAESLGGDALYEARDKGSRFIIELPDRDKHEDHLDPGRR